One stretch of Jiangella gansuensis DSM 44835 DNA includes these proteins:
- a CDS encoding AAA family ATPase: MTTHPALDAEQQNLDRAYAHLGDDATSGPPLVFGRIDDHSGSRYVGRQRITDGSGDTAVVAWHDLAAGPFYQASATDLGTAQLKRILTVSGRQVIALHDEIADGAAHDVTSARTNRPVVGKAVVAALEQFRTGTLGDATATLRPEQYRIVREPAGGVLVVQGGPGTGKTVTALHRAAWLAANDDGVRAGGVLVVTPTAALRNYVADVLPHLGVDAVTSDVASLYRGDARLRGRDASAETARVKGSAVMAMVLRRLVQSQPDHAAPEDLLRTLLGTPDLLDRLADDLLKAGQQEVLHREPAPSLAAEPWTVDDLVLLDELAHLLGRPAPAYGHAVVDEAQNLSPMQARAVARRCRSVTLAGDLGFSTGPGQHDTWDELTSYFAAESRAATLTMGYRVPRPVVELSRRQLPDGANALTVPDSLRDGLGNPLVRRVDPADVVPVALSAAEAAAGTGFKVGVVVAVHRYDDTLRYCSESGLKAGDGRDGDLSQAVTLLPADMTNGLEFDAIALVAPDEIADGTELGRRRLYVAMTRCTQSLAIFHSEPMPAGLEHLNRGPAPSREPEVEHRPKPAATNDLFQLFQLLRDDDRMLVEVMIRRLLRDSLERDD, translated from the coding sequence GTGACGACTCATCCTGCTCTCGACGCCGAGCAGCAGAACCTCGACCGCGCCTACGCCCACCTCGGTGACGACGCGACGTCCGGCCCGCCGTTGGTCTTCGGCCGCATCGACGACCATTCCGGTTCGCGCTACGTCGGCCGGCAGCGCATCACCGACGGTTCCGGTGACACCGCCGTCGTCGCCTGGCACGATCTCGCTGCCGGGCCCTTCTACCAGGCCAGTGCCACCGACCTCGGCACCGCCCAGCTCAAACGCATCCTCACCGTCAGCGGCCGGCAGGTGATCGCGCTGCACGACGAGATCGCCGACGGCGCCGCGCACGACGTCACCTCCGCCCGGACCAACCGTCCGGTCGTCGGCAAGGCCGTCGTCGCCGCGCTCGAGCAGTTCCGCACCGGCACCCTCGGCGACGCCACCGCGACCCTCCGCCCCGAGCAGTACCGCATCGTGCGCGAACCGGCCGGCGGGGTGCTGGTGGTGCAGGGCGGCCCCGGCACGGGCAAGACGGTCACGGCGCTGCACCGTGCGGCCTGGCTGGCGGCCAACGACGACGGCGTCCGCGCCGGCGGCGTACTCGTCGTCACGCCGACGGCAGCGCTGCGCAACTACGTCGCCGACGTTCTACCCCACCTCGGTGTCGACGCCGTCACCAGCGACGTCGCATCCCTGTACCGCGGCGACGCCCGACTGCGCGGCCGCGACGCCAGTGCCGAGACGGCCCGGGTCAAGGGTTCGGCGGTCATGGCCATGGTGCTGCGCCGCCTGGTCCAGAGCCAGCCCGACCACGCCGCGCCCGAGGACCTGCTGCGCACGCTGCTGGGCACCCCCGACCTGCTGGACCGCCTCGCCGACGACCTGCTGAAGGCCGGCCAGCAGGAGGTCCTGCACCGGGAGCCGGCCCCGTCGCTCGCGGCAGAACCATGGACCGTCGACGATCTCGTCCTGCTCGACGAACTCGCGCACCTGCTCGGCAGGCCGGCACCGGCCTACGGGCACGCCGTCGTCGACGAGGCACAGAACCTCTCGCCGATGCAGGCCCGCGCGGTGGCCCGGCGGTGCCGCTCCGTCACCCTGGCCGGCGATCTCGGCTTCTCCACCGGCCCGGGACAGCACGACACCTGGGACGAACTGACCAGTTACTTCGCCGCCGAGTCCCGGGCGGCCACGCTCACGATGGGGTACCGGGTGCCACGCCCGGTAGTGGAGCTGTCGCGGCGGCAACTACCCGACGGTGCCAACGCGCTCACGGTGCCCGACTCGCTTCGGGACGGGCTGGGCAATCCGCTGGTCCGCCGGGTCGACCCCGCCGACGTCGTTCCCGTCGCGCTGTCCGCTGCCGAGGCCGCCGCGGGCACCGGCTTCAAAGTGGGCGTCGTCGTCGCCGTCCACCGGTACGACGACACCCTGCGCTACTGCAGCGAGTCCGGCCTCAAAGCCGGCGACGGCCGGGACGGCGACCTCAGCCAGGCGGTCACGCTCTTGCCGGCCGACATGACCAACGGCCTGGAGTTCGACGCGATCGCGCTGGTCGCGCCGGACGAGATCGCCGACGGCACCGAGCTCGGCCGGCGCCGCCTCTACGTCGCGATGACGCGGTGCACCCAGTCGCTCGCGATCTTCCACTCCGAGCCGATGCCTGCCGGGCTCGAGCACCTGAACCGAGGGCCGGCACCGTCGCGGGAGCCGGAGGTCGAGCACCGTCCCAAGCCGGCGGCAACCAACGATCTGTTCCAGCTCTTCCAGCTCCTGCGCGACGACGACCGGATGCTGGTCGAGGTCATGATCCGGCGGCTGCTGCGCGACTCCCTGGAACGCGACGACTGA
- a CDS encoding helix-turn-helix transcriptional regulator: MTRVLVALVAAEPTGIPTPRLLRIAAFGGGEEHHVRQLKRLIEDLNRAGWDIRNTMPPGRTAVYRAFAGDNRLRVNLTPEQQAELARAAMIAGDPAFAGRVGVDSSGMTGVPELRTSRHPPRSDTALNTVLYALEHKCRLRFVYKQRARVVHPHFVYPGTSGWHLVGHEDGSERDKQFVTDRMTAVSVDLPRTAAAHDEPYRDDLDPLSWAVDPAVHVTVETTPQHRGQVEALLGTPSYREVEDDVVRLTIPVTHRAAFRNRVYELGPRVRVLGPDDIRSELIAGLESLMERP; the protein is encoded by the coding sequence GTGACCCGTGTACTCGTCGCGCTCGTCGCGGCTGAGCCCACGGGCATTCCAACGCCGCGGTTGTTGAGGATCGCGGCCTTCGGGGGTGGCGAGGAGCATCATGTACGGCAGCTCAAGCGGCTGATCGAGGACCTCAACCGGGCGGGTTGGGACATCCGCAACACCATGCCGCCGGGCCGAACTGCCGTCTATCGCGCGTTCGCCGGCGACAACCGGCTGCGGGTGAACCTGACGCCGGAACAGCAGGCGGAACTCGCCCGGGCGGCCATGATCGCCGGCGATCCCGCGTTCGCCGGGCGGGTCGGCGTGGATTCGTCCGGTATGACCGGCGTCCCCGAGTTGCGCACGTCGCGGCATCCACCGCGCTCCGACACCGCACTCAACACGGTGCTCTACGCACTGGAGCACAAGTGCCGGCTGCGTTTCGTCTACAAACAGCGAGCCAGGGTGGTCCACCCGCACTTCGTCTACCCGGGCACGTCGGGTTGGCACCTGGTCGGTCACGAGGACGGCAGCGAGCGGGACAAGCAGTTCGTCACCGACCGCATGACTGCCGTCAGCGTCGATCTTCCCCGCACCGCGGCCGCCCACGACGAGCCCTACCGCGACGACCTCGACCCGCTGTCATGGGCGGTCGACCCCGCCGTCCACGTCACCGTGGAAACGACGCCGCAGCACCGCGGTCAGGTCGAGGCGCTGCTCGGCACACCGTCGTACCGCGAGGTCGAGGACGACGTCGTTCGCCTCACCATCCCCGTCACCCACCGGGCGGCCTTCCGCAACCGCGTTTACGAGCTGGGGCCGCGGGTCCGGGTGCTCGGTCCGGACGACATCCGCAGTGAGCTCATCGCCGGGCTCGAGTCCCTCATGGAACGCCCATGA
- a CDS encoding WYL domain-containing protein has product MTNPPAFVRRFERVTRALHILTMHPDGLPLARLAAVLDTDEQTLREEIIAFYRADISPAFDAGSYRHVRIEFLAADGESDDVEPADAEIIRASTDQPAAEIGVVHTAPAELANIYRAGQALLSLEPENDVLGGALKALGDTMLRGIRPTDDHWKAELAGTMLDAIRRRRRVRIDYTPVWREDSHEQVIAPYRLLRTRRGWEVDAGVSSDGRVVGSFLLAGIRDATVLDETFERTDDIDERMAANRREVAVDLVVPQGARWVIDRFAESSEVLDEDEESVKLRARLLTPVDQRLGIMLLVAGPLAFVTDPPHLADAGRTLAQELLDHHRTP; this is encoded by the coding sequence ATGACCAACCCACCCGCGTTCGTGCGGCGCTTCGAACGCGTCACCCGGGCCCTCCACATCCTCACCATGCATCCCGACGGGCTGCCGCTGGCCCGGCTGGCCGCCGTGTTGGACACCGACGAGCAAACCCTGCGCGAGGAGATCATCGCGTTCTACCGCGCCGACATCTCTCCCGCGTTCGACGCCGGCTCGTACCGTCACGTCCGCATCGAGTTCCTCGCCGCTGACGGAGAATCCGACGATGTCGAACCGGCCGACGCCGAGATCATCCGTGCGTCCACCGACCAACCGGCCGCCGAGATCGGTGTCGTGCACACCGCGCCCGCCGAGTTGGCGAACATCTACCGCGCCGGGCAGGCGCTGCTGTCCCTGGAGCCGGAGAACGACGTGCTCGGCGGAGCGTTGAAGGCGCTGGGCGACACCATGCTGCGGGGCATCCGGCCGACCGACGACCACTGGAAGGCCGAGCTGGCCGGCACCATGCTCGACGCCATCCGGCGGCGGCGCAGAGTCCGCATCGACTACACCCCGGTGTGGCGCGAAGACAGCCACGAGCAGGTCATCGCGCCGTACCGGCTACTGCGCACCCGCCGCGGCTGGGAAGTCGACGCCGGGGTGTCCTCCGACGGCCGCGTCGTCGGCAGCTTCCTGCTCGCCGGCATCCGCGACGCGACCGTGCTGGACGAGACCTTCGAACGCACCGACGACATCGACGAGCGCATGGCCGCCAACCGCCGGGAGGTCGCCGTCGACCTGGTGGTGCCGCAGGGCGCCCGGTGGGTGATCGACCGGTTCGCCGAGAGCTCCGAGGTGCTCGACGAGGACGAGGAGTCGGTCAAGCTGCGCGCCCGGCTCCTGACCCCCGTCGACCAGCGGCTGGGCATCATGCTGCTGGTGGCCGGACCGCTCGCGTTCGTCACCGACCCGCCCCACCTGGCCGATGCCGGCCGCACGCTGGCGCAAGAGCTACTCGACCACCACCGAACGCCCTGA
- a CDS encoding OsmC family protein, translated as MADTPQRSVSLRRTGSRSYVATNPRGGELSFGEGADGEFTPVELLLTAIAGCSAIDIDYITARRAEPETFEIDTTADKIRDGAGNRLENIEMVVRVSFPAGDDGDAARAVLPDAVAKSHDRLCTVSRTVEIGTPIAVRIDKGE; from the coding sequence ATGGCTGACACCCCCCAGCGATCGGTCTCCCTGCGGCGCACCGGCTCACGCAGCTACGTCGCCACCAACCCCCGCGGCGGCGAGCTGAGCTTCGGCGAGGGCGCGGACGGCGAGTTCACTCCGGTCGAGCTGCTGCTGACCGCGATCGCCGGCTGTTCGGCCATCGACATCGACTACATCACCGCGCGCCGGGCCGAACCGGAGACGTTCGAGATCGACACCACTGCCGACAAGATCCGGGACGGGGCCGGCAACCGGCTCGAGAACATCGAGATGGTGGTCCGGGTCAGCTTCCCCGCCGGCGACGACGGCGACGCGGCCCGGGCCGTGCTCCCGGACGCGGTGGCGAAGTCGCACGACCGGCTGTGCACGGTGAGCCGCACCGTCGAGATCGGTACACCCATCGCCGTGCGGATCGACAAGGGCGAATAG
- a CDS encoding DUF2277 domain-containing protein codes for MCRNIKPLHNLAPPATSDEVHDAALQYVRKIAGTRTPSQANREAFDNAVAEIAHITRHLLDGWVTNAPPRDREAEAAKARARYEARVAAGAPR; via the coding sequence ATGTGCCGGAACATCAAGCCCCTCCACAACCTCGCCCCGCCCGCCACCTCCGACGAGGTCCACGACGCCGCGCTGCAGTACGTGCGCAAGATCGCCGGGACGCGCACCCCGTCGCAGGCCAACCGCGAGGCGTTCGACAACGCGGTCGCCGAGATCGCGCACATCACGCGGCATCTGCTCGACGGGTGGGTGACCAACGCGCCGCCACGGGACCGCGAGGCCGAGGCAGCCAAGGCTCGCGCGCGCTACGAGGCGCGGGTCGCCGCCGGCGCGCCGCGCTGA
- a CDS encoding winged helix DNA-binding domain-containing protein yields the protein MLRISVEQRRRRLARRHHLASGRRAESVAEAVADLVVFHATDPATVYLSALARCPGAKVADVSAALYDDRSLVKMIGMRRTMFVAPTDFAPVVHSAAGLAIADRLRRQLVQHLSTLPTEPRIEGDVAAWLADVEVSTERAVDELGEALATELAKAEPRLRTATLPTTDKPWDVKQNITSRVLTLMGADGRIVRGRPAGSWLSRQHRWASVRGLWPDGMPAVPEDAARETLARRWLEAFGPATVADLRWWTGWTLGVTRAVLARLDTVDVDLDGVPGVVLASDTQPERDDDAEPAAALLPALDPTPMGWQERDWFLGPHREELFDRNGNIGPTVWWNGRIVGGWGMREGDIVWELLEDVGAEAAAAVETAAADLHGRLESASIIPSFRTPLERRLSTPK from the coding sequence GTGTTGAGGATCAGCGTCGAGCAGCGACGCCGCCGGCTGGCGCGGCGTCACCATCTGGCGTCCGGCCGGCGGGCCGAATCCGTGGCCGAGGCCGTGGCGGACCTGGTGGTCTTCCATGCCACCGATCCGGCGACGGTGTACCTGTCGGCGCTGGCGCGCTGCCCCGGCGCGAAAGTGGCCGACGTGTCCGCGGCGCTCTACGACGACCGGTCACTGGTCAAGATGATCGGGATGCGCCGCACGATGTTCGTGGCGCCGACGGACTTCGCGCCCGTGGTGCACAGCGCCGCCGGGTTGGCCATCGCCGACCGGCTGCGGCGGCAGCTCGTCCAGCACCTGAGCACGCTGCCGACCGAGCCCCGCATCGAGGGTGATGTCGCCGCCTGGCTCGCCGACGTCGAAGTCAGCACCGAGCGCGCCGTCGACGAGCTCGGTGAGGCGCTGGCGACGGAGCTGGCGAAGGCCGAGCCGCGGCTGCGGACCGCGACCCTTCCGACCACCGACAAGCCGTGGGACGTCAAGCAGAACATCACCAGCCGGGTGCTGACGCTGATGGGCGCGGACGGTCGCATCGTGCGAGGCCGCCCGGCCGGTAGCTGGCTGTCGCGGCAGCACCGGTGGGCATCGGTGCGGGGACTGTGGCCGGACGGGATGCCCGCCGTGCCGGAGGACGCCGCGCGGGAGACGCTGGCCCGGCGCTGGCTGGAGGCGTTCGGGCCGGCGACCGTCGCCGACCTGCGGTGGTGGACCGGCTGGACGCTCGGTGTCACCCGTGCCGTGCTGGCGCGCCTGGACACCGTCGACGTCGACCTGGACGGCGTACCCGGCGTGGTGCTCGCCTCGGACACGCAGCCGGAACGCGACGACGACGCGGAACCGGCGGCGGCACTGCTGCCCGCGCTGGACCCCACGCCGATGGGCTGGCAGGAACGCGACTGGTTCCTCGGCCCGCACCGCGAGGAGCTGTTCGACCGCAACGGCAACATCGGCCCGACCGTGTGGTGGAACGGCCGCATCGTCGGCGGCTGGGGCATGCGCGAGGGCGACATCGTGTGGGAACTGCTCGAGGACGTCGGTGCCGAGGCCGCCGCGGCGGTGGAGACCGCGGCCGCCGACCTGCACGGCCGCCTGGAGTCAGCGTCGATCATTCCCAGCTTCCGCACTCCGCTGGAGCGCCGCCTGTCGACCCCGAAATGA
- a CDS encoding family 78 glycoside hydrolase catalytic domain produces MADRPDDATFSRPAAGSFPVTRRTVLGTAAATAAAGTGALGFSSQAAATAESTTRAAAAAGAGPLRLAGLTTEYAPTLLGTDVRRPRLSWVVTAGGHGATQTAYQVLVASAPELLEVGRADVWDSGRVESPESVGIEYGGPDLAPRTRYHWRVRLWDGAGRGTRWSEPTWFETGLFDEGFGAAGWIGAAPDPATTPRDVDGTSWIWLPGATSGGAPAGPAWFRGRLALPAELEVAAAHLVMTADDDYTAYLQGQPVLHAPQQVDGWKSAEVADITTLVTAAVGGDLVIAAVAHNRGAVAVNPGGLLAKLVVTTGTGDHLVLHTDGSWRGSDAEQPGWEQPGHDDSGWDDVAVLAPYGEGPWGRQVTVPQRETLDLLGASWVWSPDATKSDAPEGDRWFRGRFPLPAGLEVESADLVMTADDDYSAHLQGEPVLHAPQAVDGWRTAEVADVTEAVTAAIAGPEGAELVLAVRATNRPGPSVNPAGLIAKLLIRSATGDDHVIVTDASWRSTAAEQPGWEQPGHDDTGWDDVTVLAPYGEGPWGGNVSVTRPEKPAPLLRRAFTLAKPVARARLYASGVAYHDLHLNGVRVGDSVLDPGFTDYDETVLYVTHDVTALLRSGDNVLAAELGRGFFGMTTDNVWRWHQPPWHGEPRLIARLVVEHPDGGTTEVVSDPEWRITSGPTASNSLFAGESFDARLIPDGWTAPGFDDSAWSAATGLDGPAGILTAQENEPIRVIEDVAPVELTEPVPGTWVADFGRTTAGWSKLRVTAPAGTTIRLRHGETVAADGTVNASTGHVPGRFQVDEYTTRGTGEEVWEPKFSYKGFRYVQVDGLPGAPTPETVTMRVVYSDVPEVATFESDQPMYEQLERMMRRTILNNLHSIPTDTPMYEKNGWTGDAQVGAPTMAETLGMARFFTKWLGDLRDSQIGSGQVPVIVPSGGWGYQELAPAPEWTTVYPFVLREMHRWYGDHRVLAQHWEPVLTYLDWELGRLQNGLAVTALGDYLSPGTGGNPPEDTRLTATAYLYRALLATAEVGDLLGHAADAARLRTAADGLRTRLNETFLDTARGLYRTDRDPHYRQTSNAVPLAFGMVPPDHVDAVVANLVADVEARDWHLNTGCLGTSVLLPVLTTHGHADAAAKIALQRTQPSWGHWIDNGADTMWEMWQVDTRSRDHYFHGTVVQWLFEHVAGLANLDDGWRRFRVRPDARSQVGSASLAITTVRGAASAAWTQTGRSLRLTVVVPVGSTAEVWVPAESADDVTAAPSRLVTDVRAEPGWAVYTVGAGEWRFDSRSAPTTP; encoded by the coding sequence ATGGCCGACCGCCCCGACGACGCGACCTTCTCCCGGCCAGCAGCCGGCAGCTTCCCGGTGACCCGCCGCACCGTGCTGGGCACGGCCGCGGCGACCGCGGCGGCCGGCACCGGCGCACTCGGCTTCAGCTCGCAAGCAGCCGCCACCGCGGAGTCCACCACGAGAGCGGCGGCCGCCGCCGGCGCCGGACCACTGCGGCTCGCCGGTCTCACCACCGAGTACGCGCCCACGCTGCTCGGCACCGATGTGCGGCGGCCGCGCCTGTCGTGGGTCGTCACGGCCGGCGGCCACGGCGCCACCCAGACCGCGTATCAGGTGCTCGTGGCGTCCGCGCCGGAGCTGCTGGAAGTGGGCCGGGCGGACGTGTGGGACTCCGGCCGGGTGGAGTCTCCCGAGTCCGTCGGCATCGAGTACGGCGGACCCGACCTGGCACCGCGCACTCGATACCACTGGCGGGTCAGGCTGTGGGACGGCGCCGGGCGCGGCACTCGCTGGAGTGAACCGACCTGGTTCGAGACCGGCCTGTTCGACGAGGGTTTCGGCGCCGCGGGCTGGATCGGCGCCGCGCCCGACCCGGCCACGACGCCACGTGACGTCGACGGCACGTCGTGGATCTGGCTGCCCGGCGCCACCAGCGGCGGTGCCCCGGCCGGTCCGGCGTGGTTCCGCGGCCGCCTGGCACTGCCGGCGGAGCTGGAGGTAGCCGCCGCCCACCTGGTGATGACCGCCGACGACGACTACACCGCGTACCTCCAGGGCCAGCCCGTGCTGCACGCGCCGCAGCAGGTCGACGGGTGGAAGTCCGCGGAGGTCGCCGACATCACCACGCTCGTGACCGCGGCTGTGGGTGGCGACCTCGTGATCGCGGCAGTCGCGCACAACCGGGGCGCCGTCGCCGTCAATCCCGGCGGTCTGCTGGCCAAGCTCGTCGTCACGACGGGCACCGGCGACCACCTGGTGCTCCACACCGACGGGTCCTGGCGCGGCAGCGACGCCGAGCAACCCGGCTGGGAACAGCCCGGCCACGACGACAGCGGGTGGGACGACGTCGCCGTCCTGGCCCCGTACGGCGAAGGACCGTGGGGCCGTCAGGTCACCGTGCCGCAGCGCGAGACGCTCGACCTGCTCGGCGCATCCTGGGTGTGGAGCCCGGACGCGACAAAGTCGGATGCGCCCGAGGGCGACCGCTGGTTCCGCGGCCGGTTCCCGCTGCCGGCCGGCCTCGAGGTCGAGTCCGCCGACCTCGTCATGACCGCCGACGACGACTACAGCGCGCACCTGCAGGGCGAGCCGGTCCTGCACGCGCCGCAAGCGGTCGACGGGTGGCGCACCGCCGAGGTCGCCGACGTGACGGAAGCGGTGACGGCCGCCATCGCCGGCCCCGAGGGCGCCGAGCTCGTCCTCGCCGTTCGCGCCACCAACCGGCCCGGGCCGTCGGTCAACCCGGCGGGGCTGATCGCGAAGCTGCTGATCCGCTCCGCCACCGGTGACGACCACGTCATCGTCACCGACGCGTCCTGGCGCAGCACCGCCGCCGAGCAACCCGGCTGGGAACAGCCCGGCCACGACGACACCGGCTGGGACGACGTCACCGTCCTGGCCCCGTACGGCGAGGGACCGTGGGGCGGCAACGTGTCGGTGACCCGGCCGGAGAAGCCCGCTCCGCTGCTGCGCCGCGCCTTCACCCTGGCCAAGCCGGTCGCTCGGGCGCGGCTCTACGCCAGCGGTGTCGCCTACCATGACCTGCACCTCAACGGCGTCCGTGTCGGCGACTCCGTCCTCGACCCGGGCTTCACCGACTACGACGAGACCGTCCTCTACGTCACCCACGACGTCACCGCTCTGCTCCGATCCGGCGACAACGTGCTGGCCGCCGAGCTGGGCCGCGGGTTCTTCGGCATGACCACCGACAACGTCTGGCGCTGGCACCAGCCGCCGTGGCACGGCGAGCCGCGACTGATCGCCCGGCTGGTGGTGGAGCACCCCGACGGCGGCACCACCGAGGTGGTCTCCGACCCGGAGTGGCGGATCACGAGCGGCCCGACGGCGTCCAATTCGCTGTTCGCCGGCGAGTCCTTCGACGCCCGGCTCATCCCGGACGGCTGGACCGCGCCCGGCTTCGACGACTCGGCGTGGTCGGCGGCGACCGGTCTCGACGGCCCGGCCGGCATCCTCACCGCGCAGGAGAACGAGCCGATCCGCGTCATCGAGGACGTCGCACCGGTCGAGCTGACCGAGCCGGTGCCCGGGACCTGGGTGGCCGACTTCGGCCGGACCACCGCCGGCTGGTCGAAGCTGCGGGTCACGGCACCGGCGGGCACCACGATCCGGCTGCGCCACGGCGAGACCGTCGCCGCCGACGGCACCGTGAACGCGTCGACGGGGCACGTCCCGGGCCGCTTCCAGGTCGACGAGTACACGACCCGCGGCACCGGTGAGGAGGTGTGGGAGCCGAAGTTCTCGTACAAGGGGTTCCGGTACGTGCAGGTGGACGGCCTGCCGGGTGCGCCGACGCCCGAGACCGTCACGATGCGCGTCGTCTACTCCGACGTCCCCGAGGTCGCCACGTTCGAGTCCGACCAGCCGATGTACGAGCAGCTGGAGCGGATGATGCGCCGCACTATTCTCAACAACCTGCACAGCATCCCGACCGACACGCCCATGTACGAGAAGAACGGCTGGACCGGGGATGCGCAGGTCGGCGCTCCGACGATGGCCGAGACACTCGGAATGGCCCGGTTCTTCACCAAGTGGCTGGGCGACCTGCGCGACAGCCAGATCGGCTCCGGGCAGGTCCCGGTCATCGTGCCCAGCGGCGGCTGGGGCTATCAGGAGCTGGCCCCGGCGCCGGAGTGGACCACCGTCTACCCGTTCGTGCTGCGCGAGATGCACCGCTGGTACGGCGACCACCGCGTCCTGGCCCAGCATTGGGAACCGGTGCTGACGTACCTGGACTGGGAGCTGGGCCGGCTGCAGAACGGGCTGGCCGTCACCGCGCTCGGCGACTACCTGTCGCCCGGCACCGGCGGCAACCCGCCCGAGGACACCCGGCTGACGGCGACGGCGTACCTGTACCGCGCGCTGCTGGCCACCGCCGAGGTGGGTGACCTGCTCGGACACGCCGCCGACGCGGCCCGATTGCGCACCGCCGCCGACGGCCTGCGTACCCGCCTGAACGAGACGTTCCTCGACACCGCCCGCGGCCTCTACCGCACCGACCGCGACCCGCACTACCGGCAGACCTCGAACGCGGTGCCGCTGGCGTTCGGGATGGTCCCGCCCGACCACGTGGACGCCGTCGTCGCCAACCTGGTCGCCGACGTCGAGGCCCGCGACTGGCACCTCAACACCGGCTGCCTGGGCACCAGCGTGCTGCTGCCGGTGCTGACCACGCATGGGCACGCCGACGCAGCCGCGAAGATCGCGCTGCAGCGCACCCAGCCCAGCTGGGGGCACTGGATCGACAACGGCGCGGACACCATGTGGGAGATGTGGCAGGTCGACACGCGCTCACGCGACCACTACTTCCACGGCACGGTCGTGCAGTGGCTGTTCGAGCACGTCGCCGGCCTGGCGAACCTGGACGACGGCTGGCGGCGGTTCCGGGTGCGGCCGGACGCGCGCAGCCAGGTCGGTTCCGCGTCGCTGGCCATCACGACGGTGCGGGGCGCGGCCAGCGCTGCGTGGACGCAGACCGGCCGGTCGCTGCGGCTCACGGTCGTGGTGCCGGTCGGCTCGACGGCCGAGGTGTGGGTGCCGGCGGAATCCGCCGACGACGTCACGGCGGCACCGTCGCGACTGGTCACCGACGTCCGGGCGGAGCCGGGCTGGGCCGTCTACACCGTCGGCGCCGGCGAGTGGCGGTTCGACAGCCGCTCCGCACCCACCACCCCGTGA
- a CDS encoding phosphatase PAP2 family protein, translated as MRSSSPRAGGALLGLLMAVAGVAGTWASWSYFVDTATGQRLDAAAFEGSAIGRNTLWRGAEPVLDVVSVPFIVMVLGAAALIAVMRRRWFLALQVTVLVGGANLTTQVLKHGILDRPALAADVGPAGNSLPSGHTTVAASVAAALLLVVPRRARPLVAVLGAGYTALTGVSTMIGGWHRPSDVVAAITVVLAWAGLTTVLTALASPERVDDGRTGTAATAAAAVVFLVAAAGSGVVAVRSLQSTRDLLAESGAVTARDDLATAYVGAGLGVVSTTALTFAAILVAHQLASGRARAETARGSSRRRTRV; from the coding sequence ATGCGTTCCTCGTCCCCACGTGCCGGCGGCGCCCTGCTCGGACTGCTCATGGCCGTGGCGGGCGTCGCCGGCACGTGGGCGAGCTGGAGCTACTTCGTCGACACCGCCACCGGGCAACGGCTGGACGCCGCCGCCTTCGAGGGCTCGGCCATCGGCCGCAACACCCTGTGGCGGGGCGCCGAGCCGGTACTCGACGTGGTGTCCGTGCCGTTCATCGTGATGGTGCTGGGCGCCGCGGCGCTGATCGCGGTGATGCGGCGCCGCTGGTTCCTCGCCCTGCAGGTGACCGTCCTGGTGGGCGGCGCGAACCTGACGACCCAGGTGCTCAAGCACGGCATCCTCGACCGGCCCGCCCTGGCCGCCGACGTCGGACCGGCCGGCAACTCGCTGCCCAGTGGCCACACCACCGTCGCGGCCAGCGTGGCGGCGGCACTGCTGCTCGTGGTCCCGAGACGAGCCCGGCCCCTGGTGGCGGTGCTCGGCGCCGGCTACACCGCGCTCACGGGAGTGTCGACCATGATCGGCGGCTGGCACCGTCCGTCCGACGTCGTCGCCGCCATCACCGTGGTGCTCGCCTGGGCCGGGCTCACCACCGTCCTGACGGCGCTGGCCAGCCCGGAACGGGTGGACGACGGCCGAACCGGCACTGCGGCCACCGCGGCGGCCGCGGTGGTGTTCCTGGTGGCAGCCGCCGGCAGCGGTGTCGTCGCCGTGCGGTCGCTGCAGAGCACGCGCGATCTGCTGGCCGAATCAGGCGCGGTCACCGCCCGGGACGATCTCGCGACGGCATATGTGGGCGCCGGCCTCGGGGTGGTGTCGACGACGGCGTTGACGTTCGCGGCGATCCTGGTGGCGCATCAACTCGCCAGCGGCCGGGCCCGAGCCGAAACCGCCCGCGGCAGCTCCCGGAGAAGGACGCGTGTGTGA